A part of Saliniradius amylolyticus genomic DNA contains:
- the tyrR gene encoding transcriptional regulator TyrR: MRLEISCQDRLGITQDVLDILVEYEIDLRGIEIVTGGKIYLHFPNIDFEDFQHLMPRIRRIPGIDDVKTTPFMPGEREQHQLRALLRTLPDPVFSIDTRGNIVVANEAVVNSLESSYDEIVDQDIEQFIQGFNFHRWLEGDEVLAQTHKVKFIEQDYLVDLLPIDVPDTEGVSILAGAVVVLKSEHRLGQQMNALIQPTTHSFARLQTSSPSMKRVVREAQKMAELDAPLLICGETGTGKEQLARACHEGSRRAENEFVVLNCASIPDDMVELELFGCASGAYGNNEARSGLLEQAENGTLLLDEVGSMSPHLQSKLLRFLQDGSFRRVGGDKEVTVNLRIISVTQSDLSQLVQEEKFREDLYYRLNVLTLTMPPLRQRKQDIIGLTESFMQLHSRQLGRKAPKLNRSAVELLQSYPWPGNVRQLENAIYRALTLLEKSELSKDDIELPGTTGSKTYFPEEIKGTLDQEVKRFERDLLRQLYPSYPSTRQLAKKLGLSHTAIANKLREYGINKKTVKI; encoded by the coding sequence ATGCGTTTGGAAATTAGTTGTCAGGACAGGTTAGGCATTACACAAGATGTGTTGGATATTTTAGTAGAGTATGAGATCGATCTGCGAGGGATCGAGATCGTCACCGGTGGTAAGATCTACCTGCACTTTCCCAATATCGACTTCGAAGACTTCCAGCATCTGATGCCGCGAATCCGGCGCATTCCTGGTATTGATGATGTGAAAACTACGCCGTTTATGCCTGGTGAACGCGAGCAACATCAGCTCAGAGCCTTACTAAGAACCCTGCCGGACCCCGTCTTTTCTATCGATACCAGAGGCAATATTGTGGTGGCGAACGAGGCTGTGGTGAACAGCCTGGAATCGTCTTATGACGAGATCGTCGATCAGGATATCGAGCAGTTTATCCAAGGCTTTAACTTCCACCGCTGGTTAGAAGGCGATGAGGTGCTGGCTCAAACCCATAAGGTTAAGTTTATTGAGCAGGATTACCTGGTGGACTTATTGCCCATCGATGTGCCGGACACGGAAGGCGTATCTATCTTGGCCGGTGCGGTGGTGGTGTTAAAATCGGAGCACCGCCTGGGCCAGCAAATGAACGCTTTAATCCAGCCAACAACCCATTCATTTGCGCGGCTACAAACGAGTAGTCCGTCGATGAAAAGAGTGGTCAGGGAAGCACAAAAGATGGCCGAACTGGACGCACCCTTGCTGATTTGTGGTGAGACCGGTACCGGTAAGGAGCAGTTAGCACGTGCTTGTCATGAAGGTAGCCGTCGCGCCGAAAACGAATTCGTGGTACTGAACTGTGCGTCCATTCCTGATGATATGGTTGAACTGGAACTGTTTGGTTGTGCATCCGGTGCTTATGGTAACAATGAAGCTCGCTCCGGTTTGCTGGAGCAAGCGGAAAACGGCACCTTATTGCTTGATGAGGTGGGCAGCATGTCACCTCACTTGCAAAGTAAGTTGCTGCGCTTTTTACAGGACGGTTCTTTCAGACGTGTCGGCGGTGATAAGGAAGTGACCGTCAATCTTCGGATCATATCGGTGACGCAGAGTGATTTAAGTCAACTGGTACAGGAAGAGAAATTTCGTGAGGATCTCTATTATCGTCTTAATGTACTCACCCTGACGATGCCACCGCTGCGCCAGCGAAAGCAGGACATAATTGGCCTGACCGAGAGCTTTATGCAGCTGCACAGTCGTCAGTTGGGACGAAAGGCGCCTAAGCTGAATCGTTCGGCGGTGGAGTTGCTGCAGTCTTATCCATGGCCCGGCAATGTGCGTCAACTGGAAAACGCTATCTATCGGGCGCTGACCCTATTGGAAAAGTCAGAGCTGTCTAAGGATGACATTGAGCTGCCGGGCACCACGGGATCCAAGACCTACTTCCCAGAGGAGATCAAAGGCACTCTGGATCAGGAAGTGAAGCGATTTGAGCGGGATCTGCTGCGTCAGCTTTATCCCAGCTACCCCAGCACTCGCCAGTTAGCCAAGAAACTGGGACTGAGCCATACCGCTATCGCCAACAAGTTGCGCGAATACGGCATTAACAAGAAGACTGTAAAGATTTGA
- a CDS encoding late competence development ComFB family protein translates to MKMDDDIHNYYEHLVLEQIEQRGLKNTKDSDYLADLCCLALNQVPPRYIRYEVDMAFYISQSERQEMEMNVKHAIDKAINYLDGIEVKAES, encoded by the coding sequence ATGAAAATGGATGATGACATCCACAACTACTACGAACATCTGGTGTTGGAGCAGATAGAACAAAGAGGATTAAAGAACACTAAGGACAGCGATTACCTGGCTGATCTTTGTTGCCTAGCTCTAAACCAGGTGCCGCCGCGTTATATACGCTATGAAGTGGATATGGCGTTTTACATTTCACAAAGCGAGCGTCAGGAGATGGAGATGAACGTCAAGCACGCCATCGACAAGGCGATAAACTACTTAGATGGAATAGAGGTAAAAGCCGAAAGTTGA
- a CDS encoding fumarylacetoacetate hydrolase family protein yields MKLATLKNDTRDGQLVIVSKDLKSAVAVTHIASTMQEALDNWDTVAMHLQATYHALNIGQLDDVMSFDPAQCESPLPRAYQWADGSAYVNHVELVRKARGAEMPESFWSDPLMYQGGSDDFIGPQEDIELPSDEWGIDFEGEVAVVTGDVPMGCTPEEAGNHIRLLMLVNDVSLRGLIPGELAKGFGFFQSKPASAFSPVAVTPDELGESWEDCKVHLPLLSTYNDKAFGKPDAGTDMTFNFAQLIAHAAKSRNLGAGSIIGSGTVSNKQGTDHGTSIDEGGVGYSCIAEVRMIETIRDGEPSTQFMKFGDKIRIEMLDDNGESVFGAIDQQVKEYKG; encoded by the coding sequence ATGAAACTCGCAACGCTAAAAAACGATACTCGCGACGGCCAACTGGTGATTGTCAGTAAAGATCTGAAATCCGCTGTGGCTGTGACACACATTGCTTCTACCATGCAAGAAGCCCTGGATAACTGGGATACGGTGGCCATGCACCTGCAGGCTACCTATCACGCATTGAATATCGGTCAGTTGGACGATGTGATGTCCTTTGACCCGGCTCAGTGTGAGTCGCCTTTGCCCCGGGCCTATCAGTGGGCTGATGGCAGTGCTTATGTAAACCATGTGGAGCTGGTGCGCAAAGCACGGGGTGCCGAGATGCCGGAAAGCTTCTGGAGCGATCCTCTGATGTACCAAGGTGGTTCTGATGACTTTATTGGACCGCAGGAGGATATTGAACTGCCCTCTGATGAATGGGGCATTGATTTTGAAGGTGAGGTGGCAGTGGTTACCGGTGACGTGCCCATGGGCTGTACCCCGGAGGAAGCGGGCAATCATATCCGCTTGCTGATGTTGGTGAACGACGTGTCTCTGCGCGGCCTTATCCCTGGCGAACTGGCTAAAGGCTTTGGCTTTTTCCAGTCCAAGCCAGCCTCAGCATTTTCGCCAGTGGCGGTGACGCCTGATGAGCTGGGGGAAAGCTGGGAAGACTGCAAGGTTCATCTGCCATTGCTGTCTACTTATAACGACAAGGCTTTCGGCAAGCCGGATGCGGGCACCGATATGACCTTCAATTTTGCCCAGTTGATCGCCCATGCCGCTAAGAGCCGTAACCTGGGGGCCGGCAGTATTATCGGTTCTGGCACGGTTTCCAATAAGCAAGGCACCGATCACGGGACGTCCATTGACGAAGGTGGAGTGGGTTACTCCTGCATCGCTGAGGTCCGGATGATCGAAACGATTCGTGATGGTGAGCCATCCACTCAGTTTATGAAGTTCGGTGATAAGATTCGCATCGAGATGCTGGATGATAATGGTGAGAGTGTCTTTGGTGCCATCGATCAGCAAGTGAAAGAGTACAAGGGATGA
- a CDS encoding homogentisate 1,2-dioxygenase, whose product MRKWITFPRQQGKVSRQAHADFPQEAIFEREVGRSGFFGPATHFHHKHAPTGWSHWEGPLRPRLFDLNQLNDVAMDSPWQAPLILSNAHCQMRLWHCNKAMSSLARNADGDQLLFVHEGHGELFCDYGHLHLNKGDYLVLPRSTMWRLEPAGSMQLLMIEATNDSFQLPDKGLLGPQAIFDPAMLDTPEINQTFLDQQDENHWQVAVKRHNQVSVITYPYNPLDAIGWHGEVAAVRINWRDIRPLMSHRYHLPPSAHTTFVANRFVVCTFVPRPIESDPGALKVPFYHNNDDFDEVLFYHEGDFFSRDNIERGMVTFHPAGFTHGPHPKAFKAGLEHRKKFTDEVAVMLDTRDALEIGEPASQVENHDYVNSWKEEPNNQ is encoded by the coding sequence ATGCGTAAGTGGATCACCTTTCCCCGTCAACAGGGTAAGGTGTCGCGCCAGGCTCATGCGGACTTTCCGCAAGAGGCCATCTTTGAGAGAGAGGTGGGCCGGAGCGGCTTTTTCGGACCGGCTACCCACTTCCATCATAAGCATGCCCCCACGGGCTGGAGTCATTGGGAGGGGCCGTTAAGGCCTCGACTGTTTGACTTAAATCAGCTTAATGATGTAGCCATGGATAGCCCGTGGCAGGCGCCGCTGATTCTGTCCAATGCCCATTGTCAGATGCGATTGTGGCACTGTAATAAGGCTATGAGCAGTCTGGCCCGCAATGCTGATGGAGATCAGTTGTTGTTTGTGCATGAGGGGCATGGTGAATTGTTCTGCGATTATGGGCACCTTCACCTGAATAAAGGTGATTATCTGGTGTTGCCACGCTCGACCATGTGGCGCTTAGAGCCTGCCGGTTCCATGCAGCTTTTGATGATTGAAGCCACTAATGACAGCTTCCAGCTGCCAGATAAAGGACTGTTAGGCCCTCAGGCCATTTTTGACCCGGCCATGCTGGATACGCCTGAAATCAATCAGACATTTTTGGATCAGCAAGACGAGAACCACTGGCAAGTGGCGGTCAAGCGTCACAATCAGGTGTCAGTGATTACCTACCCCTACAACCCGTTGGACGCTATCGGTTGGCACGGTGAGGTCGCTGCGGTACGAATAAACTGGCGTGATATCCGGCCCCTTATGAGCCATCGCTATCACCTGCCGCCATCGGCACACACCACCTTTGTCGCCAATCGCTTTGTGGTCTGCACTTTTGTGCCCCGGCCTATTGAGAGTGATCCCGGTGCTTTGAAAGTGCCGTTTTATCATAACAATGACGATTTCGATGAAGTTTTGTTCTATCATGAGGGAGACTTTTTCAGTCGCGATAATATTGAGCGCGGGATGGTTACGTTCCACCCGGCCGGGTTCACCCATGGCCCGCATCCTAAGGCTTTTAAAGCCGGTTTGGAGCATCGTAAAAAATTCACCGACGAGGTCGCGGTTATGTTGGATACCCGGGACGCCCTTGAAATTGGCGAACCGGCATCCCAAGTTGAAAACCACGACTACGTAAATAGCTGGAAAGAAGAGCCTAATAATCAATGA
- a CDS encoding Lrp/AsnC family transcriptional regulator has protein sequence MKLDKFDREILRVLQRDATVSMAELSQQVGLSHTPCWRRVKRLEKEGIIRGKVTLLDGKKLNLGVSVFIYITLKNHDEASLNSFEASVQDIPEVVECHTTSGDKDYLLKVVVESIEEYEHLLKSRFTHLPSVDHLSSTFALKQVKNTTELPIKNQ, from the coding sequence ATGAAACTGGACAAATTTGACCGCGAAATTCTACGTGTCTTACAAAGAGACGCCACCGTTTCCATGGCCGAGCTTAGTCAACAGGTAGGCTTATCTCACACGCCCTGCTGGCGGCGTGTGAAACGGTTGGAAAAGGAAGGTATTATCCGCGGCAAAGTCACCTTACTGGATGGAAAGAAGCTCAATCTGGGGGTCAGTGTATTTATCTATATCACGCTCAAAAATCACGACGAGGCATCGCTGAACAGCTTCGAAGCGTCGGTTCAGGACATCCCCGAAGTCGTGGAGTGTCACACCACCAGCGGTGATAAAGACTACTTACTCAAGGTAGTGGTGGAAAGCATCGAAGAATACGAACACCTGTTGAAAAGCCGCTTCACACATCTGCCCAGCGTCGATCACCTAAGCTCCACCTTTGCTCTCAAGCAAGTCAAAAACACCACCGAATTACCGATTAAGAATCAGTAG
- the maiA gene encoding maleylacetoacetate isomerase, whose translation MSLKLYGYWRSSASYRVRIALNLKQLDYDYVPVHLVKDGGEQHLTSYQQLNPAELVPTFVDEDEDVILNQSLAIIEYLHERYDSGEELLPEHRLDRARVRALSYDLACDVQPLVNLRVLQQISADFNADDEHKAAWARNWNQRGLSAVEKRLQTTAGKYCFGFDVSLADICLVPQVYNAMRFKVDISAYPLIEKIYHNCLELDAFERARPENQPDAQ comes from the coding sequence ATGAGTTTGAAGCTCTATGGTTACTGGCGGTCTTCCGCCAGTTACCGGGTGCGAATTGCGCTGAATTTGAAACAACTGGACTATGACTATGTGCCGGTGCATTTGGTCAAAGACGGCGGTGAACAGCACCTGACTTCTTACCAGCAGTTGAATCCGGCCGAGTTAGTGCCCACTTTCGTCGACGAAGATGAGGACGTGATTCTTAACCAGTCACTGGCGATCATCGAGTACTTGCATGAAAGGTACGATAGCGGGGAAGAACTCTTACCCGAGCATCGTTTAGATCGTGCAAGAGTGCGGGCCTTGTCTTATGACTTAGCCTGTGATGTTCAGCCGCTGGTGAATCTCCGGGTATTGCAGCAAATTTCGGCAGACTTCAACGCCGATGATGAACACAAGGCCGCCTGGGCCAGAAACTGGAATCAGCGGGGGCTGAGTGCCGTTGAAAAGCGTTTGCAGACTACAGCGGGCAAATACTGCTTTGGCTTCGATGTGTCGCTGGCCGATATTTGTCTGGTCCCTCAGGTCTATAACGCCATGCGTTTTAAGGTGGATATTAGTGCCTATCCGTTGATCGAGAAGATCTACCACAATTGTCTCGAGTTGGACGCGTTTGAGCGGGCACGGCCGGAAAATCAGCCAGACGCCCAGTGA
- the hppD gene encoding 4-hydroxyphenylpyruvate dioxygenase — protein MTEQSYNPLGTDGFEFVEYTAADDKGIADLKHLFSCLGFAEVAKHRSKEVWLYKQGDINFIVNAQPSSQAEEFAREHGPSVCGMAWRVKDAAKALEHALANGAKQFQGNLGAMELMIPAVYGIGESTLYFVDRYGDKGSIYEVDFNFYDDWQQRMQDADTGLDFVDHLTHNVKRGNMKVWADFYENIGNFREIRYFDIEGKLTGLVSKAMTGPCGKIRIPINESSDEKSQIEEFIREYNGEGIQHIALATDNIYETVRQLRDRGMNFMDTPDTYYEKVDERVPGHGEDLAELQKQKILIDGAPMKDGILLQIFTDTVIGPVFFEIIQRKGNEGFGEGNFKALFESIELDQIRRGVLNDA, from the coding sequence ATGACTGAACAAAGCTACAATCCTCTTGGTACTGACGGTTTTGAATTTGTGGAATATACCGCCGCCGATGACAAAGGCATTGCGGATCTGAAGCACCTGTTTTCTTGCCTGGGCTTTGCTGAGGTGGCCAAGCACCGCTCAAAAGAAGTCTGGCTGTATAAGCAAGGCGATATCAATTTTATTGTGAATGCTCAACCTTCATCCCAGGCGGAAGAATTCGCCCGTGAGCATGGGCCCAGCGTCTGTGGCATGGCCTGGCGGGTTAAAGATGCCGCTAAGGCTCTGGAGCACGCACTGGCCAATGGTGCTAAGCAGTTCCAGGGAAACCTTGGCGCAATGGAACTGATGATTCCTGCTGTGTACGGTATCGGTGAGAGCACCCTGTATTTCGTGGACCGCTACGGCGATAAGGGCAGCATCTATGAGGTGGACTTCAATTTCTACGATGATTGGCAGCAGCGCATGCAGGATGCAGATACGGGACTGGACTTTGTTGACCACCTGACTCATAACGTGAAGCGCGGCAACATGAAAGTCTGGGCCGACTTTTATGAGAACATCGGTAACTTCCGCGAAATCCGCTATTTCGATATTGAGGGCAAGCTAACCGGACTGGTCAGTAAGGCAATGACTGGGCCTTGTGGCAAGATCCGCATCCCGATCAATGAGTCCTCTGATGAAAAATCGCAAATTGAAGAGTTTATCCGCGAGTATAACGGTGAAGGGATTCAGCATATTGCGCTTGCCACTGACAATATCTATGAAACAGTTCGTCAGTTACGTGACCGCGGCATGAACTTTATGGATACACCGGACACCTACTACGAGAAGGTGGATGAACGGGTGCCTGGTCATGGCGAAGACTTGGCCGAATTACAGAAGCAGAAAATTCTGATCGATGGTGCGCCGATGAAAGACGGTATTTTGCTGCAGATTTTCACCGATACCGTAATCGGGCCAGTATTTTTCGAAATTATTCAGCGGAAGGGCAACGAAGGTTTCGGTGAAGGAAACTTTAAGGCTCTGTTTGAATCCATTGAGCTGGATCAGATTCGTCGTGGAGTGTTGAACGATGCGTAA
- a CDS encoding DUF3612 domain-containing protein translates to MTSRKSLIRQSHFLGTKLRNLRKRHGLTIEDLSARCIRIDPEYAPSVSYLSMIERGKRVPSEAMLEVISEVFQKPLLWFLDDEPAPEATTPAKGNSGGISGMPLEPGFLFSQDILQIAIPELLSQTGVSGQQFAHLLIRAYQEHHQNHFPDLERAAEDIGQRRMPLSTQDLLELIAQQGYKVDWFDEPAQPKMDNTGITTHQLRSSYMKGANTLMLNRHLKQAPTRLKYELATYIGRRVLHRSEYNEQSMTIGGSQNWQQRQSHSHIEAADVLAAWRDFECSFFAGALLCPKAPFRQLLDRYGYSIDIHRQIEVSPAVAMRRMTAVSSYPHWHYFDAYSPGKLKAVYRGNGIPLPWGNMRTVDDPCQHWAVFRKLSESNANSSAQISVLHVNGQPRIYCCDSVRVQDLANNPHVLCAGIDLNPALEAQGHNANELAELVKQNCSENGGSALLPSALRQPLTSVAKILNIGWIEQGMASPAHLICAKGSECPRNPSCYG, encoded by the coding sequence ATGACATCACGTAAAAGTCTGATCCGACAATCTCACTTTCTGGGCACTAAGTTGCGTAACTTGCGCAAGCGGCACGGCTTGACCATTGAAGACTTATCCGCTCGCTGTATTCGTATCGACCCTGAATACGCACCTTCGGTCTCCTACCTGTCCATGATTGAGCGCGGAAAGCGTGTGCCCAGCGAGGCCATGCTGGAAGTGATCAGCGAGGTATTTCAAAAACCTCTGCTATGGTTTCTGGACGACGAACCCGCCCCCGAGGCCACGACACCGGCTAAAGGAAACTCGGGCGGAATCAGCGGGATGCCACTGGAACCGGGATTTTTGTTCTCTCAGGACATTCTGCAAATCGCCATTCCCGAGCTGCTTTCTCAAACTGGTGTCAGCGGGCAGCAGTTCGCTCATCTATTGATTCGTGCCTATCAGGAACACCATCAGAACCACTTCCCCGACCTGGAGCGAGCCGCCGAAGACATTGGCCAGCGCCGGATGCCTCTAAGTACTCAGGACTTACTGGAGCTAATCGCGCAGCAAGGCTATAAGGTCGACTGGTTTGATGAACCGGCCCAACCCAAAATGGACAATACTGGGATAACCACCCATCAGCTAAGGTCTTCCTATATGAAGGGTGCCAATACCCTGATGCTGAACCGCCATCTCAAACAGGCCCCAACCCGTTTAAAATACGAACTGGCTACGTATATTGGACGGCGGGTATTGCACCGTAGCGAGTATAATGAACAGTCCATGACCATCGGCGGCAGTCAAAACTGGCAGCAACGCCAGAGCCACAGCCATATTGAAGCCGCCGATGTACTGGCCGCATGGCGGGATTTCGAATGCAGTTTTTTCGCCGGGGCTTTGCTATGCCCTAAGGCACCTTTTCGTCAGTTGCTGGATCGCTATGGCTATAGCATCGATATACACAGGCAGATTGAAGTTTCTCCTGCTGTCGCTATGCGACGTATGACGGCAGTATCATCCTACCCACACTGGCACTATTTCGACGCCTATTCACCGGGTAAATTAAAGGCCGTTTATCGCGGAAACGGCATTCCCCTGCCCTGGGGAAATATGCGCACCGTCGATGATCCTTGCCAGCATTGGGCTGTTTTTCGCAAGCTCAGTGAGTCAAATGCCAACAGCTCAGCACAAATTTCCGTTTTGCACGTCAATGGGCAGCCCAGAATCTACTGCTGTGACTCAGTACGAGTGCAGGATTTGGCAAACAACCCTCATGTGTTATGTGCTGGCATTGATTTAAACCCCGCTCTGGAAGCTCAGGGCCATAACGCCAACGAACTGGCGGAGCTGGTAAAGCAGAACTGCAGTGAAAACGGCGGCTCAGCACTGCTGCCCAGCGCATTGCGCCAGCCTTTAACCTCGGTGGCTAAAATTCTGAATATCGGCTGGATCGAGCAAGGCATGGCATCACCGGCACACCTGATATGCGCAAAAGGCAGTGAATGCCCCAGAAACCCGAGCTGTTATGGATAG
- a CDS encoding 4a-hydroxytetrahydrobiopterin dehydratase, with protein MSELSQQKCEACRADAPKVDEEELATLIREIPDWETKVREGIMQLERGFKFKNFRQALSFANEVGELAEEEGHHPAILVEWGKVTVTWWTHAIHGLHKNDFICAAKTDKLLK; from the coding sequence ATGAGCGAATTAAGCCAACAAAAATGTGAAGCCTGCCGCGCCGATGCGCCTAAGGTGGACGAAGAAGAACTGGCCACTCTGATCCGTGAGATCCCTGATTGGGAAACCAAAGTGCGTGAAGGAATTATGCAATTGGAACGCGGGTTTAAGTTTAAGAATTTCCGTCAGGCACTCAGCTTTGCCAATGAGGTAGGTGAGCTGGCGGAAGAGGAAGGGCATCATCCAGCGATTCTGGTGGAGTGGGGCAAGGTGACGGTTACTTGGTGGACGCATGCCATTCACGGCCTGCACAAAAATGATTTTATCTGTGCTGCCAAGACCGATAAGTTATTGAAATAA
- a CDS encoding Glu/Leu/Phe/Val family dehydrogenase — MSVFDHHAFDNHEKVAFFHDEKTGLKAIIAVHNTHLGPALGGCRMWPYANSEEALNDVLRLSKGMSYKSAMANLKLGGGKSVIIGNPREHKTDDMMRAMGEAVQSMGGKYITAEDSGISVQDLRAMAERSDYIAGTHANFRYDGAKADGNPAPSTAYGVFVGLKASVQHAMNCELEGVSVAIQGLGHVGWRLAEHLHKEGAKLYVTDIYPDNLDKARQQFGATVVEPEEILALDVDVVAPCAMGAILNDDSIANLRAKVVAGAANNQLAEERHGEVLREKGILYAPDYVINAGGVIDIYHQKTDSTADALKAHLEGIGETLVEIYQRAEQKQVATNTESNLIAEERFLNQA, encoded by the coding sequence ATGTCCGTATTTGACCATCATGCTTTTGACAACCACGAGAAAGTGGCCTTTTTTCACGATGAGAAAACGGGTCTCAAAGCAATTATTGCCGTACACAATACTCATTTAGGACCTGCTTTGGGCGGCTGCCGGATGTGGCCCTATGCGAATAGTGAGGAAGCGCTGAACGATGTACTGCGCTTGTCCAAGGGTATGTCGTATAAATCAGCGATGGCGAACCTGAAACTGGGCGGCGGCAAGTCAGTGATCATCGGTAACCCAAGGGAACACAAAACCGACGATATGATGCGCGCGATGGGCGAGGCAGTGCAGAGCATGGGTGGGAAATACATTACCGCCGAAGACTCCGGTATCAGTGTACAAGACTTACGAGCGATGGCAGAGCGCAGTGATTATATTGCCGGCACCCATGCTAACTTCCGTTACGATGGTGCCAAGGCTGATGGCAACCCGGCACCGTCTACCGCCTATGGGGTGTTTGTTGGCCTTAAGGCCTCGGTTCAACATGCTATGAATTGTGAGCTTGAAGGCGTGTCTGTGGCCATTCAGGGGCTAGGACATGTGGGATGGCGTCTGGCGGAACATTTACATAAAGAAGGCGCCAAACTCTATGTGACCGACATCTATCCGGATAACCTGGATAAGGCAAGACAACAGTTTGGTGCCACGGTCGTGGAGCCAGAGGAAATTCTGGCTCTGGATGTGGATGTGGTCGCACCCTGCGCTATGGGGGCTATTTTAAATGACGACAGCATTGCTAACCTAAGAGCTAAAGTTGTTGCCGGGGCGGCGAATAACCAATTGGCGGAAGAGCGTCATGGGGAAGTGCTGCGAGAAAAGGGCATTCTTTACGCACCGGATTACGTGATTAATGCTGGTGGAGTGATCGATATTTATCATCAGAAAACAGACAGTACCGCCGATGCGCTCAAAGCCCACCTGGAAGGCATTGGCGAAACCTTAGTGGAGATCTACCAAAGAGCGGAGCAGAAACAGGTTGCAACGAATACCGAGTCGAATCTGATCGCTGAAGAGCGCTTCCTGAATCAAGCTTAA
- the phhA gene encoding phenylalanine 4-monooxygenase has translation MKQQTTYVSKEPDAEGIIHWSEEENRIWQELVERQMKLLPDRACDEYMQGIELLDMPKDRIPQLYELNRVLERETGWNVAQVPALIPFDEFFRLLANKQFPVATFIRSREEFDYLQEPDIFHEVFGHCPLLTNPDFAHFTHTYGKLGYAADKKDRVFLARLYWFTVEFGLVKQKGDLRIYGGGILSSPGETLYALDSDKAERYPLDPLDALRTPYRIDIMQPVYYILGEFKELFNIAESDIMSLVEKAKSLGLYEPKFPPKQKAS, from the coding sequence ATGAAACAACAAACCACCTATGTATCCAAAGAGCCTGATGCCGAAGGCATCATCCACTGGAGCGAGGAGGAAAACCGCATCTGGCAGGAATTGGTTGAGCGGCAGATGAAACTGTTGCCTGATCGTGCCTGTGATGAGTATATGCAGGGGATTGAACTGCTGGATATGCCCAAAGACCGTATTCCTCAGTTATACGAACTCAATCGGGTTCTGGAGCGTGAAACGGGCTGGAATGTGGCTCAGGTACCAGCCCTGATCCCCTTCGATGAGTTTTTCCGTCTGCTGGCAAATAAGCAGTTTCCGGTGGCGACCTTTATTCGTTCCCGTGAGGAGTTTGACTATCTTCAGGAGCCGGACATATTTCATGAAGTTTTTGGTCACTGCCCGCTACTGACTAACCCGGACTTTGCCCACTTTACGCATACCTACGGTAAGCTGGGCTATGCCGCCGATAAAAAAGATCGTGTTTTTCTTGCACGCCTGTATTGGTTCACCGTGGAGTTTGGGTTGGTGAAACAAAAAGGTGATCTAAGAATCTATGGCGGCGGTATATTGTCTTCGCCGGGAGAAACCCTTTATGCGTTGGACAGCGACAAAGCTGAGCGATACCCGCTGGATCCTTTAGATGCGCTTAGGACGCCCTATCGGATTGATATAATGCAGCCAGTTTACTACATACTCGGTGAGTTCAAAGAACTGTTTAATATCGCTGAGTCAGACATTATGTCTCTGGTGGAAAAGGCGAAGTCACTAGGCTTGTATGAGCCGAAATTTCCGCCGAAACAAAAAGCAAGCTAA